A window of the Rhodoferax sp. GW822-FHT02A01 genome harbors these coding sequences:
- a CDS encoding ATP-binding cassette domain-containing protein: MINLKNITLRRGVKVLLDGASVTLNPGEKVGLVGRNGAGKSSLFALLNGSLHEDGGEFFIPTQWRMGQVAQDMPETSQSATEFVVEGDVALLAARAEVAAAEATDDYDRMAHAYTGLHDAGEYDAAARAQALILGLGFKTTELDNPVNSFSGGWRMRLQLARALMCPSDLLLLDEPTNHLDLDALVWLEAWLKKYEGTMVVISHDREFLDAVTNVTLHIDGGKLVRYGGNYSKFEDMRAEQMELQQNAYAKQQDKIAHLQKFIARFKAKASKAKQAQSRVKALDRMEKIAPLLSEADFTFEFSEPANLPNPMLSMQGVSFGYPPPEDAPPKTPPTVIVRNVSKSVLAGQRIGILGANGQGKSTVVKTIARDLAPLGGEVTEGKGLNIGYFAQQELDVLRPTDNPLEHMIRLAKDLTAASKIGSQPTREQDLRSFLGTFNFSGDMVKQAVGSMSGGEKARLVLCMLVWQRPNLLLMDEPTNHLDLATREALSMALNEFEGTVMLVSHDRALLRAVCDEFWMVSRGGVEPFDGDLDDYQRYLLDEAKRQREAAKEQAKSQAPKAAVTPEPVAPPTNTPEQIRKWKKELQAVEDKMATLNTEGAALEAKLSTNPHPSEIAEAGKRLKLVNQELKVLEEQWLDLTTQLEG; this comes from the coding sequence ATGATCAATTTGAAAAATATCACCTTGCGCCGCGGCGTCAAGGTGCTGCTCGATGGCGCGTCCGTCACACTCAACCCCGGTGAAAAAGTCGGTCTGGTGGGGCGCAACGGTGCGGGCAAGTCGTCCCTGTTTGCGCTGCTGAATGGTTCGCTGCACGAAGACGGCGGCGAGTTCTTCATCCCCACCCAATGGCGCATGGGCCAGGTGGCGCAGGACATGCCGGAAACATCCCAAAGTGCCACTGAGTTCGTGGTGGAAGGCGATGTGGCGCTGCTTGCGGCACGGGCCGAAGTTGCGGCCGCGGAAGCTACCGATGACTATGACCGCATGGCGCATGCCTATACCGGCCTGCACGATGCTGGTGAATATGACGCCGCAGCCCGCGCCCAGGCCCTGATCCTGGGGCTGGGATTCAAGACCACCGAGCTGGATAACCCCGTCAACAGCTTCTCAGGCGGCTGGCGCATGCGCCTGCAACTGGCACGCGCATTGATGTGCCCTTCCGACCTGCTGCTGCTGGACGAACCCACCAACCACTTGGACTTGGATGCGCTGGTCTGGCTGGAAGCCTGGCTCAAGAAATACGAAGGCACCATGGTCGTCATCAGCCACGACCGCGAGTTTCTGGATGCCGTGACCAACGTCACCTTGCACATCGATGGCGGCAAACTGGTGCGCTACGGCGGCAACTACAGCAAGTTCGAAGACATGCGTGCCGAGCAGATGGAGCTGCAACAAAACGCCTATGCCAAGCAGCAGGACAAGATCGCGCATTTGCAGAAGTTCATTGCGCGCTTCAAGGCCAAGGCTAGCAAGGCCAAGCAGGCCCAGAGCCGGGTCAAGGCGCTGGACCGCATGGAAAAGATTGCGCCGCTGCTGTCGGAAGCCGACTTCACCTTCGAATTCAGCGAGCCGGCCAATCTGCCCAACCCCATGCTGTCCATGCAAGGCGTGAGCTTCGGTTACCCGCCGCCAGAAGATGCACCGCCCAAAACGCCGCCCACCGTCATCGTGCGCAACGTCAGCAAATCGGTCCTGGCTGGCCAGCGCATTGGCATTCTGGGCGCCAACGGCCAGGGCAAATCGACCGTGGTCAAGACCATTGCCCGCGATCTCGCACCCTTGGGCGGCGAAGTGACCGAAGGCAAGGGGCTGAATATCGGCTACTTCGCGCAGCAGGAACTCGACGTGCTGCGTCCTACCGACAACCCCTTGGAGCACATGATCCGCCTCGCCAAGGACCTGACGGCCGCCAGCAAGATTGGCAGCCAACCCACACGGGAGCAGGACCTGCGCAGCTTCCTGGGCACGTTCAACTTCAGCGGCGACATGGTCAAACAGGCCGTGGGCAGCATGAGCGGTGGCGAAAAAGCGCGCCTGGTGTTGTGCATGCTGGTGTGGCAGCGCCCCAACCTGCTGTTGATGGACGAGCCTACCAACCACCTGGACCTGGCAACGCGTGAAGCGCTTTCCATGGCCCTGAATGAGTTTGAAGGCACCGTTATGCTGGTCAGCCACGACCGCGCACTGCTGCGCGCCGTGTGCGATGAGTTCTGGATGGTGTCACGCGGCGGCGTGGAGCCGTTTGACGGCGACTTGGATGACTACCAGCGCTACCTGCTGGACGAAGCCAAACGCCAGCGCGAAGCAGCCAAGGAACAAGCCAAATCGCAGGCACCCAAGGCTGCCGTGACGCCGGAGCCGGTCGCGCCACCGACCAATACGCCGGAGCAGATCCGCAAATGGAAGAAAGAACTGCAGGCGGTGGAGGACAAGATGGCCACCCTCAACACAGAGGGGGCCGCGCTGGAAGCCAAACTGTCTACCAATCCGCACCCGTCCGAAATTGCCGAGGCTGGCAAGCGCCTGAAGCTGGTGAATCAGGAGCTCAAGGTACTCGAAGAACAATGGCTGGATCTCACCACGCAGCTGGAGGGTTGA
- a CDS encoding DUF805 domain-containing protein, whose amino-acid sequence MNFQDAIKTCFTKYAEFNGTAKRPEFWWFVLFIFLVSAATSLISPVLSGLFSLATLLPSIAAGARRLHDTGRSGWWQLIGFIPLVGWIVLIVFMAQEGKASSQ is encoded by the coding sequence ATGAACTTTCAAGACGCGATCAAGACCTGCTTCACCAAGTATGCCGAATTTAACGGAACTGCCAAGCGCCCCGAATTCTGGTGGTTTGTGCTGTTTATCTTTCTGGTGAGCGCAGCCACTTCACTGATTTCGCCGGTGCTGAGTGGCCTGTTTTCCCTGGCTACACTGCTGCCCTCGATTGCAGCAGGTGCCAGAAGACTGCATGACACCGGCAGAAGCGGCTGGTGGCAGTTGATTGGCTTCATCCCCCTGGTCGGCTGGATCGTATTGATTGTTTTCATGGCGCAGGAAGGCAAGGCTTCAAGCCAATAA
- a CDS encoding tRNA threonylcarbamoyladenosine dehydratase has product MEDLQADNARRFGGLQRLYGIEPAQRIQASHVAVIGIGGVGSWVAEALARSGVGAITLVDMDHIAESNVNRQIHALSDTLGMAKVQAMQARIALINPDCKVHCIDAFVEPDNWPGLLPRDVTAVVDACDQVLSKTAMAAWARRTKLPFVCVGAAGGKRLGHLVDVADISKVTHDPLLAQVRYRLRKFHGAPKEGKTMGVTCIYSREAVAPPDASCNLDSDGSLNCHGYGSMVTVTATFGMCAAGALIEIIFASMKESKKLTL; this is encoded by the coding sequence GTGGAAGACTTGCAAGCAGATAACGCGCGGCGGTTTGGCGGGCTGCAGCGCCTGTATGGCATTGAACCAGCCCAACGCATCCAGGCCAGCCACGTCGCGGTGATCGGCATTGGCGGTGTGGGGTCCTGGGTAGCCGAAGCGCTGGCGCGCAGTGGTGTGGGGGCAATCACGCTGGTCGATATGGATCACATCGCCGAATCCAATGTCAATCGGCAGATCCATGCGTTGTCCGACACCCTGGGCATGGCGAAAGTCCAAGCCATGCAGGCGCGCATTGCCCTCATCAACCCTGATTGCAAAGTCCATTGCATTGACGCTTTTGTGGAGCCCGACAACTGGCCCGGTTTGCTTCCCAGAGATGTCACAGCGGTAGTCGACGCGTGTGATCAGGTGCTGTCCAAGACTGCCATGGCGGCTTGGGCGCGGCGTACCAAATTGCCCTTTGTCTGCGTCGGTGCGGCTGGAGGCAAACGCCTGGGGCACTTGGTGGATGTGGCAGATATTTCCAAGGTCACACATGACCCTTTGCTGGCCCAGGTGCGCTACCGGCTACGCAAGTTTCATGGTGCGCCTAAAGAGGGCAAGACGATGGGCGTAACCTGCATCTACAGCCGTGAGGCAGTAGCTCCGCCAGACGCTTCGTGCAACCTGGATTCCGACGGCTCACTCAACTGCCATGGGTACGGCTCCATGGTCACTGTGACTGCAACGTTCGGGATGTGTGCTGCTGGTGCATTGATTGAGATAATTTTTGCTTCAATGAAAGAATCGAAAAAATTAACGCTATAA
- the ybgF gene encoding tol-pal system protein YbgF, whose translation MLANRPLISRFCALACMLVMASSASAGLFDDEEARRAILDLRQRLEAVKQEKADTDRKIADETQRASDEAAQLRRSILDLQNQLETARGDMAKLRGQNEQLARDVSEFQRKQKDANAGLEDRLRKFEPQTVSVDGREFLADPAEKRDYEATLALFRKGDFANSGSGFVDFLNKYPQSGYRPSALFWLGNAQYATKDCKSAIVNFRSLISQTPDHVHVPEARLTIANCQLEAKDTKGAKKTLEELIAAHPSTDAANAAKDRLSRMK comes from the coding sequence ATGTTGGCAAATCGGCCCCTTATTTCGCGCTTCTGTGCACTTGCCTGCATGCTGGTAATGGCCAGCTCTGCCTCTGCGGGCCTGTTTGATGATGAAGAAGCCAGGCGTGCAATCCTGGATCTGCGCCAGCGCCTGGAGGCGGTCAAGCAGGAAAAGGCAGACACTGACCGCAAGATCGCTGACGAAACCCAGCGCGCTTCCGATGAGGCTGCGCAGCTACGCCGCAGCATTCTGGACCTGCAGAATCAGCTCGAAACTGCACGAGGCGATATGGCCAAGCTGCGCGGACAGAATGAGCAGCTTGCACGCGATGTATCTGAGTTCCAGCGCAAGCAAAAGGACGCCAACGCCGGATTGGAAGATCGACTGCGCAAGTTTGAACCGCAGACCGTCAGTGTGGACGGCCGCGAATTTTTGGCGGATCCCGCAGAAAAGCGGGACTATGAAGCCACGTTGGCGCTGTTTCGCAAGGGAGACTTCGCCAACTCCGGCAGCGGCTTTGTGGATTTCCTGAACAAGTACCCTCAGTCTGGCTACCGGCCGTCTGCGTTGTTCTGGTTGGGCAATGCGCAGTACGCTACCAAGGACTGCAAGAGCGCAATTGTGAATTTCCGCAGCCTGATATCCCAGACGCCAGATCACGTGCACGTTCCCGAGGCCCGCTTGACCATCGCCAATTGTCAACTCGAGGCCAAGGACACCAAAGGTGCCAAGAAGACCCTTGAAGAGCTGATCGCGGCGCATCCGTCCACCGATGCGGCCAATGCTGCCAAAGACCGCCTGAGCCGGATGAAGTAG
- the pal gene encoding peptidoglycan-associated lipoprotein Pal encodes MKRSLVVIGLVAILSACGSAVKLDKVPVEDKAGSSSQTSTTDANKADGSAVGKGAVTSVDLTKAGQDAAIQNVTRVVYFDFDSYVIRPEFQSVIEAHAKYIRSDKSRKVSIEGHTDERGGREYNLALGQKRAEAVRKALTLLGVPDSQLEAVSYGKEKPAVQGTTEAAMEKNRRAEISYR; translated from the coding sequence ATGAAGCGTTCATTAGTGGTTATCGGGCTGGTGGCCATACTCAGTGCCTGTGGATCGGCAGTCAAGTTGGACAAAGTGCCGGTTGAGGACAAGGCAGGCTCCTCTTCCCAGACATCCACAACCGACGCAAACAAGGCGGATGGTTCTGCTGTTGGAAAAGGTGCCGTGACTTCGGTGGACCTTACCAAAGCGGGTCAGGACGCGGCCATTCAGAATGTCACCCGCGTGGTGTACTTTGATTTCGACAGCTATGTGATTCGCCCCGAGTTCCAGTCTGTGATCGAGGCGCATGCCAAGTACATCCGCTCCGACAAGAGCCGCAAGGTGTCCATTGAAGGGCATACCGACGAACGTGGGGGCCGGGAATACAACTTGGCTCTGGGCCAGAAGCGGGCCGAAGCCGTGCGCAAGGCCTTGACACTGCTGGGCGTGCCGGACAGCCAGCTGGAAGCCGTGAGCTATGGCAAAGAGAAGCCAGCTGTCCAGGGGACAACTGAGGCAGCGATGGAAAAGAATCGTCGTGCTGAGATTTCCTACCGATGA
- the tolB gene encoding Tol-Pal system beta propeller repeat protein TolB, which yields MTKILSVFLLVLVQSTAWAQFRVEVSGVGLTQVPVAIAAFRGEEAATQKISAIVQADLERSGQFRGVDAAGASLDETTRPDFSNWRQKNADALLAGSVTRLVDGRFDVRFHLWDVVRGQDLGAQSKAVVAGDLRVAAHEIADFVYEKLTGDKGIFSTRIAYVTKRGQGFNLWVADADGESPQSALASPEPIISPAWSPNGRQLAYVSFEARKPTIYVHEVASGKRRLVANFKGSNSAPAWSPDGKTLALTLSRDGGSQLNLLDLSVPGSEPRRIAQSGSIDTEPVFTADGKTIYFVSDRGGSPQIYRVAVAGGNPERVTFSGNYNISPALSPDGRWLAYISRVSGAFKLHVMELSSGTATPITDTVADERPSFSPNSRMLIYATQQQGKEALMTTTLDGKIKARLAGQTGDIREPNWGPFQK from the coding sequence ATGACGAAAATTCTTTCAGTATTTCTTCTGGTCTTGGTGCAATCCACGGCATGGGCACAGTTCCGTGTGGAGGTCTCGGGAGTGGGGCTTACGCAAGTTCCTGTGGCCATCGCTGCTTTCCGTGGAGAAGAGGCTGCCACCCAAAAAATTTCCGCCATTGTCCAGGCCGATCTTGAGCGCAGTGGCCAGTTCAGAGGCGTGGATGCCGCTGGCGCCAGCCTGGATGAGACAACGCGCCCGGACTTCTCCAACTGGCGGCAGAAAAATGCAGACGCTTTGCTGGCTGGCAGCGTCACCCGCTTGGTGGATGGACGCTTTGATGTGCGTTTTCACTTGTGGGACGTCGTGCGCGGACAAGATTTGGGAGCGCAAAGCAAAGCCGTGGTAGCAGGTGACCTGCGCGTGGCCGCCCACGAAATTGCCGACTTCGTTTATGAAAAGTTGACCGGCGACAAAGGCATTTTTTCAACCCGTATTGCCTATGTCACCAAGAGAGGGCAGGGCTTTAACCTTTGGGTGGCGGACGCCGATGGAGAGAGCCCGCAAAGTGCCTTGGCAAGCCCGGAGCCCATCATTTCTCCCGCCTGGTCGCCCAATGGCCGCCAGTTGGCCTATGTGTCCTTTGAAGCCCGCAAGCCCACCATTTATGTGCATGAGGTTGCGAGCGGCAAACGGCGTCTGGTAGCCAATTTCAAAGGCTCCAACAGTGCTCCGGCCTGGTCGCCCGACGGCAAGACACTGGCTTTGACACTGAGCCGGGATGGCGGCTCGCAGCTCAATTTGCTGGACCTTTCAGTTCCAGGATCAGAGCCGCGTCGCATTGCGCAGTCCGGCTCCATTGACACCGAACCGGTTTTTACCGCTGACGGCAAGACCATTTACTTTGTAAGTGACCGCGGCGGATCACCACAAATCTACCGGGTAGCTGTTGCGGGCGGGAATCCGGAGCGCGTCACGTTTTCTGGCAACTACAACATATCTCCCGCGCTGAGCCCGGACGGACGTTGGCTGGCGTACATATCCCGCGTAAGCGGTGCGTTTAAGCTCCACGTCATGGAACTGTCCTCAGGTACCGCGACACCCATCACAGACACGGTTGCTGACGAGCGACCCAGCTTTTCGCCCAATAGCCGCATGCTGATTTACGCTACCCAGCAGCAGGGCAAAGAAGCTTTGATGACCACCACACTGGATGGAAAGATCAAGGCGCGTCTGGCAGGGCAGACCGGCGACATCAGGGAGCCCAACTGGGGCCCCTTTCAAAAATAG
- a CDS encoding glycosyltransferase family 2 protein produces MPHADLISLVITTYNRSDALAAVLKALAAQDDKGFEIVIADDGSTQEHQDSARAAILRNGLSATHVWHPDVGFTASQVRNLGVAAAKGDYVVLLDGDCVPETDFVRRHRLLSETGFFVNGSRVMLSEPFTTEVLQNRVTVFGRNWPFWLGRRLAGESSKWAALMRLPDFAGRKHAEFKWKGIRSCNMGVWRQDYEAINGFDESFVGWGHEDADFVLRLHNAGIKRKNGFCATEVFHLWHKQSSRSEESRNAALVRQRMGSGQTQATLGYRESLGAKDVVISRWG; encoded by the coding sequence ATGCCACACGCCGATTTGATCTCCCTAGTCATCACCACCTACAACCGCAGCGATGCCTTGGCTGCTGTATTGAAGGCGCTGGCCGCCCAGGATGACAAGGGCTTCGAGATTGTGATTGCCGATGACGGCTCCACACAGGAACACCAGGACAGTGCCCGCGCGGCCATTCTGCGCAATGGTCTTTCCGCAACCCATGTTTGGCACCCGGATGTGGGTTTTACCGCTTCACAGGTACGTAACCTGGGAGTCGCCGCCGCAAAAGGTGACTACGTGGTCCTGCTGGATGGGGATTGCGTTCCTGAAACAGACTTCGTTCGCAGGCACCGGCTGCTGTCCGAGACGGGATTTTTTGTGAATGGCAGCCGCGTCATGCTGTCCGAGCCGTTTACTACGGAGGTACTCCAGAACCGGGTTACGGTGTTCGGGCGCAACTGGCCGTTCTGGCTGGGCAGGCGCTTGGCTGGCGAGTCCAGCAAATGGGCTGCCCTGATGCGTCTGCCGGACTTTGCCGGCCGCAAACATGCCGAATTCAAGTGGAAAGGCATCCGCAGCTGCAACATGGGGGTGTGGCGCCAGGATTACGAAGCGATCAACGGGTTCGACGAGTCCTTTGTGGGCTGGGGCCATGAAGACGCCGACTTCGTCCTACGTTTACACAATGCCGGTATAAAACGTAAAAACGGGTTTTGCGCCACCGAGGTCTTCCACCTGTGGCACAAGCAATCCAGCCGCAGCGAAGAGTCCAGAAACGCGGCGCTTGTGCGGCAACGCATGGGCAGTGGACAGACCCAGGCAACACTTGGTTACAGGGAAAGCCTGGGCGCAAAAGATGTGGTGATTAGCAGATGGGGATAA
- a CDS encoding glycosyltransferase family 2 protein yields the protein MPLVSVYIIAFNEAEKVRATIESARWADEIIVVDSWSTDGTPEIATEMGARVVQVKFNGFGDLRNNAIAACSHEWIFSLDADERCTPEAAAEIRALISSPDAADAYWTPRRNFFMGKWIKYSGWYPNYRQPQLFRKGKMHYDLKPVHEGYVLDSGKPIGHMSNAIWQFPFKNMAEVMHKANRYSSLGAEKIKHKKLSMGSALSHGAWSFVKHYVFKLGFLDGWAGFVIALGNFEGTFYRYVKAIELQKGAAWGAPDTKERQPRG from the coding sequence ATGCCTCTGGTTTCCGTGTACATCATCGCTTTCAACGAAGCGGAAAAGGTCCGCGCCACGATCGAAAGCGCACGCTGGGCGGACGAGATTATTGTGGTGGACTCCTGGAGCACCGACGGCACACCCGAAATCGCCACAGAAATGGGTGCGCGCGTGGTGCAAGTCAAGTTCAACGGCTTTGGCGATTTGCGCAACAACGCCATTGCGGCATGCTCACACGAATGGATTTTCAGCCTGGACGCTGACGAGCGTTGCACCCCGGAGGCTGCAGCAGAAATCCGTGCGCTGATCAGCAGCCCGGATGCCGCCGATGCCTACTGGACGCCCCGGCGCAACTTCTTCATGGGCAAGTGGATCAAGTATTCAGGCTGGTACCCCAACTACCGCCAACCCCAACTCTTTCGCAAGGGCAAGATGCACTACGACCTCAAGCCTGTACACGAGGGCTATGTGCTGGATAGCGGCAAACCCATAGGCCACATGAGCAACGCCATCTGGCAATTCCCGTTCAAGAACATGGCGGAAGTCATGCACAAAGCCAACCGCTATTCCAGCCTAGGCGCAGAGAAAATCAAACACAAGAAGCTGAGCATGGGCTCTGCTCTTTCCCACGGCGCCTGGTCCTTTGTGAAGCACTATGTTTTCAAGCTAGGCTTTCTGGACGGATGGGCCGGTTTCGTCATTGCTCTGGGCAATTTTGAGGGAACCTTTTACCGGTATGTGAAAGCGATTGAATTGCAAAAGGGGGCGGCCTGGGGCGCTCCAGACACGAAGGAAAGGCAGCCCCGTGGCTAG
- the msbA gene encoding lipid A export permease/ATP-binding protein MsbA encodes MARSDSALYLRLLGYVKPYWKAFGLAVIGMMGTAATEPAFPAIMKYLLDHGFHATEPRMVWLIPAGIVALFVLRGVLSFLTSYLMTWVSTRLVTDLRRQMFSKILTLPTQTFHDQSSGKLISRILYDADNVNQAATTVLVTAVRESLTAVSLLGYLLYLDWKLTFITLAVGPVIAVIIKGFGKRIRSASKMSLNAMRKISHTIEESVASHKVIKIYGAQEQQSARFYADTESFRRSMMREAVPASAMTPITHITAACAIALITYLALSQTTGQAGASAGGFVSFITAMLLLISPIKQLTTISPQMQRGLSASESVFELLDSPTEQDNGTIELNDVRGAIEFRDVCFRYPNSETQALTHIDLTLPAGQSTALVGASGGGKTTMGALLPGFYHPTSGTICIDGIDTRQLTLQSLRRNIALVSQEVVLLNDTVAANIAFGDSVQRSNQEIQNAAIAAHAWEFIQQLSEGLQTLIGENGAKLSGGQRQRIAIARAILKDAPILILDEATSALDNESERQVQAALATLTKNRTTLIIAHRLSTIENADNIVVLDRGRIVETGTHKSLMEKNGLYAGLNRLQV; translated from the coding sequence GTGGCTAGGTCAGACAGCGCGCTCTACTTGCGTCTGCTGGGCTATGTAAAGCCTTACTGGAAAGCCTTCGGATTGGCGGTCATTGGCATGATGGGAACAGCAGCCACCGAGCCGGCCTTTCCTGCCATCATGAAATACCTGCTGGACCATGGTTTTCATGCGACAGAACCACGCATGGTCTGGTTGATTCCAGCTGGCATCGTGGCATTGTTCGTGCTGCGTGGGGTGCTTTCGTTCCTGACCAGTTATCTGATGACCTGGGTGTCCACGAGGCTAGTCACGGACCTCAGACGTCAAATGTTCAGCAAGATACTCACGCTGCCGACACAGACATTCCACGACCAATCCTCCGGCAAGCTGATCTCACGCATCCTGTACGACGCCGACAACGTCAATCAGGCGGCGACGACGGTCCTGGTGACTGCTGTACGCGAATCCCTGACAGCGGTGTCACTTCTTGGGTATTTGCTTTACCTGGACTGGAAGCTGACCTTCATCACGCTGGCAGTTGGCCCCGTCATTGCGGTCATCATCAAAGGATTCGGCAAGAGGATCAGAAGCGCCAGCAAAATGAGCCTGAATGCCATGCGCAAGATTTCTCACACCATCGAAGAATCCGTAGCGTCCCACAAAGTCATCAAAATTTACGGAGCACAAGAGCAACAAAGTGCGCGCTTCTATGCGGATACCGAATCCTTCCGCCGCTCCATGATGCGCGAGGCGGTGCCCGCGTCCGCAATGACCCCGATTACCCATATAACGGCGGCCTGCGCAATTGCTCTCATCACTTATTTGGCCTTGAGCCAAACGACTGGCCAAGCAGGCGCCTCCGCCGGTGGCTTTGTATCCTTCATCACTGCCATGCTCCTGCTGATTTCCCCAATCAAGCAGTTGACAACCATAAGCCCGCAAATGCAGCGAGGTTTGTCGGCAAGTGAAAGCGTGTTTGAGTTGCTGGATTCGCCGACGGAACAAGACAACGGCACTATTGAGTTGAATGACGTACGCGGCGCCATCGAGTTCCGTGATGTGTGCTTTCGCTATCCCAATAGTGAGACCCAGGCCCTCACCCATATTGACCTGACCCTGCCCGCCGGACAAAGTACCGCGCTCGTAGGCGCTTCCGGTGGGGGAAAGACCACCATGGGTGCCCTGCTGCCGGGCTTTTACCACCCCACTTCAGGAACGATTTGCATCGATGGCATCGACACACGGCAACTGACGCTTCAGAGTCTGCGCCGTAATATTGCGCTGGTGAGCCAGGAGGTGGTGCTGTTGAATGACACGGTTGCCGCCAATATCGCTTTCGGTGATTCAGTCCAGCGCTCCAATCAGGAAATTCAAAATGCGGCCATCGCGGCCCATGCCTGGGAGTTTATTCAGCAGTTGTCTGAAGGACTTCAAACCCTGATTGGCGAAAATGGCGCCAAGCTTTCAGGAGGACAAAGACAGCGCATCGCCATTGCTCGTGCCATTTTGAAAGATGCCCCAATTCTGATTCTGGATGAGGCTACATCGGCGCTGGACAATGAGTCTGAACGCCAGGTTCAGGCTGCATTGGCCACACTGACCAAGAACCGGACTACATTAATCATCGCCCACCGCCTGAGCACCATCGAAAATGCGGACAACATCGTCGTGCTTGACCGAGGACGAATTGTCGAAACCGGTACGCACAAGTCTCTCATGGAAAAAAATGGTCTGTACGCGGGCCTCAACAGGTTGCAAGTATGA
- a CDS encoding polysaccharide deacetylase family protein produces the protein MNIPILMYHQIDVPPPRGAKLRGLVVHPRSFAWQMTMLRLLGYRGLSMHDLEPYLSGEMSGKVVGLTFDDGYQNNLINALPILRKNGFTATCYGVSSQLGGSNVWDHALGILPKPLMSKAEWQQWLQHGMDVGSHTRTHADLNTLDQATALREIADSKTELESALQCEVRHFCYPYGRLNASLFSLVEQAGYKTATTTHRGKVRTGSPPYALNRIMIARACHPFLFAAKILTNYEDRHA, from the coding sequence ATGAATATCCCCATACTGATGTATCACCAGATTGACGTGCCGCCACCGCGAGGGGCCAAACTGCGCGGTCTGGTGGTACACCCCCGTTCATTCGCCTGGCAGATGACCATGCTAAGGCTGCTGGGCTATCGGGGGCTTTCCATGCACGACCTGGAGCCCTATTTGAGCGGAGAAATGAGTGGCAAAGTCGTAGGTCTCACTTTTGATGATGGCTATCAAAATAACCTGATCAATGCGTTGCCAATTCTGAGAAAAAATGGATTTACCGCGACTTGCTATGGCGTCAGTTCGCAACTGGGTGGTAGCAATGTGTGGGACCATGCGTTGGGAATCCTTCCCAAGCCCCTGATGAGCAAAGCCGAATGGCAGCAGTGGCTGCAGCATGGCATGGATGTCGGGTCCCATACACGCACCCATGCCGATCTGAATACGCTTGACCAAGCCACGGCACTGCGTGAAATAGCCGACTCCAAGACCGAACTTGAATCTGCCCTGCAATGCGAGGTGCGCCATTTTTGTTATCCGTACGGTCGCTTGAATGCATCACTTTTCAGTCTGGTGGAGCAAGCTGGATACAAGACTGCCACAACCACCCACCGTGGCAAGGTACGGACAGGGTCCCCGCCCTACGCCCTCAACCGAATCATGATCGCCAGGGCGTGCCATCCGTTTCTGTTTGCGGCGAAAATCCTGACAAACTATGAAGATAGACATGCATGA